A region of the Lycium barbarum isolate Lr01 chromosome 1, ASM1917538v2, whole genome shotgun sequence genome:
CATATGCCTTCACGATTCTTTCATGCGTTACAATTCGAAACATGAAACTTAAAAATGTTAAGTTTTGACTTATATAATGTAGATACTGTAAAGAATTAGTTTTATAAGAAATTTGTGATATAATTAATTTAAATTGTTAAGGCAATTTAATTTCTCAAACCTAAATTGAATGTGGTACTACCGTTTCGCCAATGTGAAACTTACATATATAGCTACATTTTATTGGCTTCTAACTAGATATAActataaaatgcaaaattacTAAGTGTAGCTACTTTTCTTTAAAAACGTatatatttatgttttttttttttaaatatagagAAGTACAGTGAACAGTAAACACGCTCCAGTGAAATTAGGAGCTATTTATGGAACAGATTTTtttaaatacagtgaaatacacgtaaatacaaaatcgggttgagtaaaaatagactatatttttttaacaaattcttctttttctttttaattggTAAGTTAAActaaatcaaccatattttatgcattccataacagctcacgaatctctctcaacttttatcacaatcaaaactttttgaattcaaaaatcactaaagatttgaaaacttccaaatatagaaaaatatactCTGGAATACAattaaatatggttgattgtttaagaaatataaagttgtaatATACCTATATACattggaatacaatgaaatatatcagaaactacttcataaattagaaatacaaaatgcaaaaatacattgaaatacagtgaaatacaaaaaTCGTAAAAACAAAGTGaagtaaaaataggctctacacCAAATAAAAGCTAAATGCAtttaaatacagcgaaataatacactgaaatatatcgAAAAAATAGATATACTGTTTGTTGATAcacagaaatatactgaaacattttatcaaacacttggtgggcatgaagttccacaactctcatcaatggtgtttctacaacaacctattctcttgctcctagatgatgctacaatatcatattgctataatcaatactattcttcatcactcaCAAGATAAACAACACTACATGATTAGCAAACATAAAAAGGATTTTCCTCTTATTTAGGCCTATCCATGGAGATTTAGCAAACGAATTTTTATGGCTGAGCTTCGGCCATTAGCTGGAGATCCTCTACTGCTTTCTTGTTGCCACTGGAGTATTTTTGCTTGGAGTATCAATATCCGTCATTAGAATGGAGAGTTAGAGCTTGTTGAAGATACTCTAACAATgactgaaaatatatatataaaaaaaattgaatgaaaAGTGAAGGTAAAGACAATGAAAGTTATGAACAATTGAAGAGAAATACAACAAATAACATAACGAAAATTAGTTACCTGTAGAGATTGGATAATtgataaggaagaagaagaaatcgTGCTAATTATGGTGAATAATAATGAGAGTAAAATACGGTTGTGAATTGAAGatgtgagagaaaaatatttgaaaaaaaaaagaaaaaaagaaattgtGGGTAAGTGGGAGAAAAATAccttatttttagggaaatacaTTGCAGTTACAAAACAAGGTATAGATGGTAATTTTATAAATAATTAAGCgaccaaaaataatttaaaaaaaaaggtagCTATTACTATTAAGTAAGTCTTAGAGGTATTATGAGTTGTAAATTTTCCTTCGCAAATTAGACCTTTCAAGTTGAACTAAATCGGCCCAACTACTACAGGCTTTATAGGTTAAATCGGCCCAACTACTACAGGCTTTATAGGTTTTGCTCATAAGCCCAATCCAGTGGCagttttgtgctggtctttaatttttggccccctcAGGACAAACAACTCTTTCGCGGgaaataaatttatatttttcgCATCATACTATTCTACGAGTTAAGCCCTCGCCCGTAAAGAACTTATGCCGTGCTACGCATAAGTTCAATTGCTAAAGGCAAAACTAAAAGGCCAGCCCATTTGAAGAACGAATAACAACAGCAAAATGAACAGAAGTTTAAGCTGATAATGAAAAATTGTCCTTCAAgcaaaaaaaagggcagcccggtgcactaagttcctgctatgcgcggggtctggggaaggtccggaccacaagggtctattgtacccAGCCTTAACTTGCATTTCAAGCAACATGGCATCAAATCTCTATAGATTTAATTGGTAAAATTAAGATCAAATAATATGCCAATAATCACATTGGCTACTTGAACTGATTACTTTAAAGAAATTTATAGCTTTTTGCAACAACAAATTACTTCTGCCCGAAGGCACTTCAAGCAACATTGCATCAAATCTCTAGTCAATTTTTCTCTCTCTCAAGATTATGCTATTACCTCGCCATAATGTCATGTGCTTCCAATAAAAAGTAACTCATTCAATAGTAGTATTTaaacatccaaaaaaaaaaaaaaactgccaaATAAAATGCGTTCTCAGATACAAAATTAGTGCTAATTAATTCTAGCTTCCACTGAACTGTCACCCAAATCTGTCTCCCGTTGCTTCACCTCCTTCCTTCGCGTTTGCGTATGATCTTGCGCATCCTGTGCAGGAAAAACAGGCATCAATTCTTTAGGTTTAGCAAGAGGAACTTCGCGAAACCACTCATGGTTCAAAGCAGCGTCGACAGTTATTCTCTTCTCAGGATCATAAGTTAGAAACTTATTCAACAAATCAAAGCCAGCATCCGATAGTACGGGTAACCCCATGAAGGACGTAGTAGGAAACATTTTCCTTAAAAAATTATTCTGCCTATACTGCTTTGAAAACTTGAACTTGTTCGCTCTAGGAAGTACAGAAAATCCAGGCCATATGGTCTCATTCGGGGTGCCAAGAATTCTGAAAATCTTGTCAATTTGATGAGCTTCTGTTTTTCCGTTGAAGAGCGGATCAACAGACATCATCTCGGCCATGATACAACCAGTTGACCACATATCGATTGCGGTTGAATATTGTGTGGCTCCCAATAGAATTTCGGGAGCCAAATTAGTGTCTGGTTTCCGGGACAGGTGACTCCTATATCGACGAATCTTTAATTTCCCTCGATCGTTTAGAAGCAAATTTGATGTCTTGAGATCTCGGTGAATGATGCGATTTTCGTGTAGAAACTTGACGCACTGCAATAGTTGGAGCATAAGACATTTGATTTCACTTTGGCTAAATGGTAGTTTCGTTGCCTTCATGAATGTCTTCAAATCATGTCCAATGTACTCCATCACCGTAAAAATAATTTACTTCGCTATAGGTAGCAATACCTATATATTTATAGAAGTACAAAACCTACTTTTACTAGAAGTTAGAAAACTTATTTTCACTAGAATCCTATTTAAGTATGATATATGAATTGCAGAAACTAGTAAATACAAATCCGAAACAATTTAGGATTGCTAACTAACCTTGGTTTGTTTCTAACATTCCGTAAAAACTGCTCACGAATGACAATAGTGGAATTAACGAATTTTTGACCGAAGTAACCCATTATTTAAGCTAATTCACCAaaataatacttttttttttaatttttttttacagaaCTAGAATAAACGCGTTCCTGAGTAACGTATTaggtattattttattaaaaaaaccaaCGGGCAAAAAAGCTGGGGGGTTAACAATGTTAAAAGATAATACACTACCATGGGTAACGTATTATGGCTAATACGTAACCCGGCCCGGAGTTAGTAATTGTCCCTCTTTTAAAACGATGTCGCATACTTTTTACTCCAGCCCATATGTATACTGTTAAAACAATATCACGGTAAAAACATATCCTAATTGACCTTAACCCTAAACCCTCGTTCCCAACCCACATCACAACTACAgctgaaaaaataaaaattcactactgattttcatgaaattccaTAAATAATAGCTGAGAAACTTTCAAAGCTTTGTATTATTTGCGATTGTGTTGTCAAAAATCATTCGAAAAGCTTGGGTAACGTATTATGGCTAATACGTAACCCGGCCCGGAGTTAGTAATTGTCCCTCTTTTAAAACGATGTCGCATACTTTTTACTCCAGCCCATATGTATACTGTTAAAACAATATCACGGTAAAAACATATCCTAATTGACCTTAACCCTAAACCCTCGTTCCCAACCCACATCACAACTACAgctgaaaaaataaaaattcactactgattttcatgaaattccaTAAATAATAGCTGAGAAACTTTCAAAGCTTTGTATTATTTGCGATTGTGTTGTCAAAAATCATTCGAAAAGCTTGGGACAGAGTATTTTTTCTTTGATTGAGGTATGTTTATCTTCACAGTTAGGAATAGAAACCTACATTCTATTGTTATTGAGTTCTAActgttttctcttcttctttgtttcttttttggATGATGGAGGAATACTTGGGGATAATTTGACTTGGTTCAACAACCATGTTTTTCTACGACCTGTGTTTTCCTTTTGACTTTGAACCAAAACCCTGGGCAAATCAATATTCACAAAGGTATTTTTTTCTCAATAACCCAAATACTTATTCTTTGTTGGGGGTTTAGAGATTTAGCCATTTGAATCTAATAACAGTTTGTTGTTATATTTGTTTCTTTATTCGTTGTTGTATGTATTGTCTTCTTGGAAAGACTGTTGGGATTTTGATTCCCGAATACTTGTAGGTACATACACACAATCTTGATATCtctattttgatttttttcttccaTATATTGTGTTCTTGGTGAA
Encoded here:
- the LOC132616392 gene encoding cyclin-dependent kinase G-2-like, producing the protein MEYIGHDLKTFMKATKLPFSQSEIKCLMLQLLQCVKFLHENRIIHRDLKTSNLLLNDRGKLKIRRYRSHLSRKPDTNLAPEILLGATQYSTAIDMWSTGCIMAEMMSVDPLFNGKTEAHQIDKIFRILGTPNETIWPGFSVLPRANKFKFSKQYRQNNFLRKMFPTTSFMGLPVLSDAGFDLLNKFLTYDPEKRITVDAALNHEWFREVPLAKPKELMPVFPAQDAQDHTQTRRKEVKQRETDLGDSSVEARIN